In a genomic window of Chrysemys picta bellii isolate R12L10 chromosome 1, ASM1138683v2, whole genome shotgun sequence:
- the LOC135980880 gene encoding uncharacterized protein LOC135980880, translated as MESQDRKRAPAWTEREVRDLLAIWGDESVLAELRSSKRNGKVLEKVSKAMKDRGHNRDTQQCRVKIKELRQAYHKAREANGRSGAELQTCRFYAELHAILGGAATTTPTVCYDSVNGETHREEGSGNEEDEDGGNVGSSQQQGSGETGFPNSQDMFVTLDLEPVTPELTQDPEGTQGTSAANVSPSQSLVNIRKRKRRTRDDMFTELQMSSHADRAQQNAWRQSMSDMRKAQYEREERWRAESRDEKSKWRAEDDRWRQLADRRQESMLRLLEHQTDMLQRMVELQERQQEQRPPLQPLCNQQPSSPSPIASSPRSPRTRSGGLRPPSHSTPDDCPSIRRLAFNKS; from the exons atggagtcccaggatcgcaaaagagctccagcatggaccgaacgggaggtacgggatctgctcgccatatggggagatgaatcagtgctagctgaactccgtagcagtaaaagaaatggcaaagtattagaaaaggtctccaaggccatgaaggaccgaggccataacagggacacacagcagtgccgcgtgaaaattaaggagctacggcaagcctaccacaaagccagagaagcaaatggaaggtccggggcagagctgcaaacttgccgcttctacgcggagctgcatgccattctagggggtgcagccaccactaccccaaccgtgtgctatgactccgtcaatggagaaacacacagggaagagggttcggggaacgaggaagatgaggatggaggtaatgtaggtagttcacagcagcaaggaagcggagaaaccggtttccccaacagccaggatatgtttgtcaccctggacctggaaccagtaacccccgaactcacccaagaccctgagggcacacaggggacctctg ctgcaaatgtttctccttcacagagtctagtgaacattagaaagagaaaacggaggacgcgggacgatatgttcacggagctccagatgtcctcccacgctgatagagcacagcagaatgcgtggaggcagtcaatgtcagacatgagaaaagcacaatatgaacgagaggagaggtggcgggctgaatcgcgggatgaaaagagcaagtggcgggctgaagatgataggtggcgtcagcttgcagacagaaggcaagagtcaatgctccgtctgctggagcatcaaactgatatgctccagcgtatggttgagctgcaggaaaggcagcaggagcagagaccgccgctacagcccctgtgtaaccaacagccctcctccccaagtcccattgcctcctcacccagaagcccaagaacacggtcggggggcctccggccacccagtcactccaccccagatgattgcccaagcatcagaaggctggccttcaataagagttaa